In Synechococcus sp. Nb3U1, one DNA window encodes the following:
- a CDS encoding O-antigen ligase family protein, translated as MLPDQHAEKVIFWTIALVPLWWVLGIQIIVYPLVGGYLLLRSWYRPQPVPLLVGWHLWCGYIIAWLVSLLINLALGVAEVGRSLTALGAILGVWVLTVAVWYAVRRLQVRFQVVVRAACIVGLCQLIAVVIGEGYLRLTGSLLETHSLVTILWPSIPARVFFEAQLYGLDRIAWEVDPVLVPRLKSFYYWSPLAGTMSLILSQIALTEESRFWRWVGLMGAVVTLRFSAARMAQLAFGAATLISLWFGSRWGRRILNGLVIPLAAASPFLISGFTWYLFNYRRDSFTLRQEMYREAFEAFLDSPFFGYGAQGHSRITHHPLGSHSQVLSSLYQTGAIGSALIILAWLAIAVALVNWVLKHPRLAPCLGAWVGLTFVMLTEEYHAASVTAFTLSAWLGCAWNWGEQTIRRQWLPPWWQEPPFPWQQ; from the coding sequence GTGCTGCCTGATCAACACGCAGAAAAAGTGATCTTTTGGACGATTGCTTTGGTGCCGCTTTGGTGGGTTCTGGGCATTCAAATTATTGTTTACCCACTGGTGGGGGGGTATTTGCTGTTGCGCAGTTGGTATCGCCCACAGCCAGTTCCACTGTTGGTGGGATGGCACCTCTGGTGTGGCTACATCATCGCTTGGCTGGTTTCTCTGCTCATTAATTTGGCTTTAGGGGTAGCAGAGGTTGGGCGTAGCCTCACTGCTTTGGGAGCAATTTTGGGTGTTTGGGTGCTGACGGTGGCGGTTTGGTACGCCGTGCGCCGGTTACAGGTTCGTTTTCAAGTGGTGGTTAGAGCGGCCTGTATAGTCGGCCTATGCCAGCTGATCGCAGTCGTGATTGGGGAAGGGTACCTACGCCTGACGGGATCCCTTTTGGAAACCCACAGCCTTGTGACGATATTGTGGCCTTCGATACCTGCTCGAGTTTTCTTTGAGGCGCAGCTCTATGGCCTGGATCGGATCGCCTGGGAGGTGGATCCCGTTTTAGTCCCTCGTCTGAAGTCGTTTTACTATTGGTCTCCCTTAGCTGGGACGATGAGTTTGATCCTGAGTCAGATCGCGTTAACGGAGGAGAGTCGATTTTGGCGTTGGGTTGGACTCATGGGTGCAGTAGTAACGCTTCGGTTTTCAGCAGCTCGTATGGCTCAACTGGCTTTTGGGGCAGCGACTCTAATTAGCCTCTGGTTTGGTAGTCGCTGGGGACGTCGAATATTGAACGGGTTGGTGATTCCCTTGGCAGCAGCTTCTCCTTTTTTAATTAGCGGCTTCACCTGGTATCTCTTCAATTATCGACGGGACTCCTTCACACTACGCCAGGAAATGTATCGGGAGGCTTTTGAAGCCTTTCTAGATTCTCCCTTTTTTGGCTATGGGGCTCAAGGGCATTCGAGAATTACACACCATCCACTCGGATCCCATTCGCAGGTTCTTTCTTCGCTCTACCAAACTGGGGCCATTGGTTCTGCTTTGATCATTTTGGCTTGGCTGGCTATAGCTGTGGCGTTGGTGAATTGGGTATTAAAACACCCTCGTTTGGCACCCTGCTTGGGAGCTTGGGTCGGGCTCACGTTTGTCATGCTCACTGAGGAATATCACGCTGCAAGTGTGACTGC
- a CDS encoding GumC family protein, giving the protein MPVRRPLPERVIRAFLPESWLFLLVLIAVLGPAVYWIRRIPPIYQARSELLIESPRSVERLVSGANNSGVSSLDTVGDRVNPINNQIALIRSTPIFEKALEQAGLERQGVPQGALGVKLLGGTDLVEISYSSTDPELPPKVVAAITEVYIQENLRLNRERASQARRALERQLPELQEDLKNAQDALEAFQQENRFLGGGSETADVARTLNEMRQRVQAAQVELSSTVQRIESLQGQLPEDPDAALRIVGLSRDPNFQALRADLVKAETELAQLQSRYTDQNPQVLSALEKRERLAALLRDYSIRALGEQAGSDLAIPDPVQQGLVEQWFELGVERAAQNARLGQLNSQFAEIQSRYNELPQLLKEHTQLQLALDRARQTYLIFSENLASSRILEQQSLGNVRVIEPPSQRSVPIGPNRKPLYAVALVLGTLTGLGAVWAKVATNNKLRTLPELRDILPLPVLSAVPWGGVEKLADPSSGKENPLLDGYQTLQAHMRMLPREVHTIAIASWSRPEGSGLVAENLALLEAQVRRRVLLVRANANEMGSPHLSRFDATTLEERDLKDPAEEERQWREWLQTQTAERPNGSKASAELRGFDVLTYQVGLSLSAYKKWSMLLERLRKRYDLVILDCPPVSQGSAATLLASLCDGVLWVAAPQQLGRRGAAAAAETLRTWDTRLLGQVVVGTGAHTVVKGHPRLGKSKNQGLLPEVV; this is encoded by the coding sequence ATGCCTGTGCGTCGTCCCCTACCGGAACGGGTGATCCGTGCTTTCTTGCCAGAATCTTGGTTGTTTCTGCTGGTTCTGATCGCTGTGTTGGGGCCGGCGGTGTACTGGATTCGGCGTATCCCTCCCATTTACCAGGCTCGCTCGGAGTTATTGATCGAGTCCCCGCGCAGTGTGGAGCGTTTGGTCTCGGGGGCGAACAACTCGGGAGTGAGCAGCCTCGATACGGTTGGGGATCGGGTTAACCCGATCAATAACCAAATCGCCCTGATCCGCTCTACTCCCATTTTTGAAAAGGCTCTTGAGCAGGCGGGGCTGGAGCGGCAAGGGGTTCCTCAAGGGGCACTCGGAGTAAAGCTGCTGGGGGGAACTGATCTGGTAGAAATCAGCTATTCCTCTACAGATCCAGAATTGCCACCGAAGGTTGTCGCTGCCATCACCGAAGTTTATATCCAGGAAAACCTACGACTGAACCGAGAGAGGGCGTCTCAGGCGCGGCGGGCCCTAGAACGCCAATTGCCAGAGCTACAAGAGGATCTGAAAAATGCCCAAGATGCTCTGGAAGCCTTCCAACAGGAAAATCGCTTTTTGGGAGGTGGCAGTGAGACAGCAGATGTGGCTCGTACTCTGAATGAGATGCGCCAGCGGGTACAAGCGGCTCAGGTGGAGCTTTCTTCAACAGTGCAGCGGATTGAAAGCCTGCAAGGTCAGCTGCCGGAGGATCCAGATGCCGCATTACGGATTGTCGGTCTGAGCCGGGATCCCAACTTTCAAGCTTTGCGAGCGGATTTGGTCAAGGCGGAGACGGAATTGGCTCAGTTGCAATCCCGCTACACCGATCAAAATCCCCAGGTACTCAGTGCCCTGGAAAAAAGAGAGCGCTTAGCCGCTCTACTTCGAGACTATTCCATACGAGCTTTGGGGGAGCAAGCCGGATCCGATCTGGCCATTCCGGATCCCGTTCAGCAGGGCTTAGTTGAGCAATGGTTTGAGCTGGGGGTAGAACGTGCTGCTCAAAATGCGCGCCTCGGCCAACTAAACAGTCAGTTCGCGGAGATTCAGAGCCGTTACAACGAGCTACCTCAGTTGTTGAAAGAGCACACCCAGCTGCAACTGGCTTTGGATCGAGCTCGCCAGACTTACTTGATCTTTAGCGAAAACCTCGCCTCTAGCCGTATTCTCGAGCAACAAAGTTTGGGCAATGTACGGGTGATCGAACCACCCAGCCAGCGAAGCGTTCCGATTGGCCCCAATCGCAAACCTCTTTATGCTGTGGCCCTGGTTTTAGGCACGCTCACAGGACTGGGGGCGGTGTGGGCTAAGGTTGCCACCAACAACAAGTTGCGGACCCTGCCGGAGTTGCGAGACATTCTGCCGCTGCCTGTACTCAGTGCTGTGCCTTGGGGGGGAGTGGAGAAGCTGGCAGACCCCAGTTCCGGGAAGGAAAACCCTCTGCTGGATGGCTATCAAACTTTGCAAGCCCACATGCGTATGCTGCCCCGAGAAGTGCATACCATTGCCATTGCCAGTTGGTCTCGCCCCGAAGGGAGTGGGTTGGTGGCTGAAAACCTAGCCCTTCTAGAAGCGCAAGTTCGTCGCCGAGTTTTGCTAGTACGGGCCAACGCCAATGAGATGGGATCCCCTCATCTGAGCCGTTTTGATGCCACTACTCTGGAGGAGCGAGATTTAAAAGATCCCGCTGAAGAGGAACGGCAATGGCGCGAGTGGTTGCAAACTCAAACTGCAGAGAGACCCAATGGTTCTAAGGCCAGTGCCGAACTGCGTGGATTCGATGTGTTGACTTATCAAGTGGGGCTTTCCCTTTCTGCCTACAAGAAATGGTCAATGCTTTTGGAGCGGTTGCGCAAACGGTATGACTTGGTGATCTTGGATTGTCCACCCGTTTCCCAAGGCTCAGCCGCGACATTACTGGCTTCTTTGTGTGATGGGGTACTCTGGGTTGCGGCTCCGCAGCAATTGGGGCGAAGGGGAGCAGCAGCGGCAGCAGAAACCTTGCGCACTTGGGATACCCGCCTGCTGGGTCAAGTTGTGGTGGGAACGGGGGCTCATACTGTCGTCAAAGGGCACCCTCGACTGGGCAAATCCAAAAATCAAGGTTTATTGCCTGAGGTGGTTTAG
- a CDS encoding glycosyltransferase family 4 protein — protein MKILHALYQSKTGTGTLQVVLDLQASAQAAGHTVSILARDAQVFADAGAEQFFTGNKLWDWLRFGQRIARDSPDVVHVHDRYCSLLLRGIPNRPPSVQTNHIAYTTRRRFTLLADVVVGCSEAMDRHHAEFFNLPSYRRAVIQNGITARLPEPEQVAKLQQSLPGQKKKLCLTVARLEPEKGHHYLLEAIAGLDPALRKAWGFVMAGSGSLENPLRKQTQQLGLDADVFWIGHTAWVPEWLALAEVFVLPSLLEGLPLSLLEAMAAGLACLATDVGGTAEALHPQRNGLLIPPEDAPALREGLTQLLSNPQLRRHFGQAARADYQRHWRFERTWQQYEALYQRLHRTALHSPAIPPDSLTPRLP, from the coding sequence ATGAAGATATTGCATGCTCTCTACCAGTCCAAAACCGGCACAGGCACCCTTCAGGTGGTTCTGGACTTGCAGGCCTCAGCGCAGGCAGCAGGGCACACGGTATCCATCCTGGCCAGGGATGCACAGGTGTTTGCAGACGCGGGGGCAGAACAGTTTTTCACCGGCAACAAGCTTTGGGATTGGCTGCGGTTTGGGCAGCGAATCGCCCGTGATTCTCCTGATGTGGTGCATGTGCATGATCGCTATTGCTCCCTCCTGTTGCGAGGGATCCCCAATCGCCCCCCCAGTGTGCAAACCAACCACATTGCCTATACCACCCGGCGCCGCTTCACTCTTTTGGCAGATGTGGTGGTGGGGTGCTCCGAGGCGATGGATCGTCACCATGCTGAGTTTTTTAACCTGCCATCCTACCGTCGAGCCGTTATCCAAAACGGCATCACAGCCCGTTTGCCTGAGCCAGAGCAGGTGGCCAAGTTGCAGCAGTCTCTGCCAGGGCAGAAAAAAAAGCTCTGCCTGACGGTTGCTCGACTGGAACCGGAAAAGGGACACCACTATTTGCTAGAGGCCATTGCCGGATTGGATCCCGCTCTGCGCAAAGCATGGGGGTTCGTAATGGCGGGTTCCGGCTCTCTGGAAAATCCGCTCCGAAAGCAGACACAGCAGTTGGGCCTTGACGCCGATGTGTTTTGGATCGGCCACACCGCTTGGGTGCCGGAGTGGCTGGCTTTGGCTGAGGTATTTGTCTTGCCCTCCCTCCTAGAGGGGTTACCCCTTTCTCTGCTAGAAGCGATGGCTGCTGGCTTAGCTTGTTTGGCAACGGATGTGGGTGGCACTGCCGAGGCCCTGCATCCCCAGCGAAATGGGTTGTTGATCCCGCCAGAAGATGCACCTGCTCTACGGGAAGGGTTAACCCAACTGTTGAGCAACCCTCAACTGCGCAGACATTTTGGGCAAGCTGCTCGTGCCGATTACCAGCGCCATTGGAGGTTTGAGCGCACCTGGCAACAGTACGAGGCTCTCTATCAGCGTTTGCACCGCACCGCTTTGCACTCCCCTGCGATTCCACCTGACTCTCTTACCCCGCGACTGCCATGA
- a CDS encoding WecB/TagA/CpsF family glycosyltransferase gives MMSTHLQILPPSVPTKALGQVFAVDLLGRQLHCMTAPALVEEIWQACRYNQRRVIAHCNVHGFNLSMICPRFYRFLQAADIVHCDGIGILKAIGYLGKLKLPVEYRVSYSILMPLLLERCQREGLSLYLLGGSPTHLEKSLSNLRRLYPHLQVTGHHGYFAAEDSEENTAIVESIRASGCQILIVGMGMPRQEYWIEQHRERLAVNAILSGGAVIDRLAGVVPDCPKWLSDVGLEWLYRLSREPQRLSVRYLLGNPTFVLMLTLARLQGFRVSWVEQADPAERTLPVRRMQPPEEAKIRLLGQMLAESGILKPAQVEQALVEHQLTGRPFREVVLHHGWALEEALEVVTERLLRKEMPK, from the coding sequence ATGATGTCCACGCACTTGCAAATTTTGCCACCATCTGTTCCGACGAAAGCGTTGGGGCAGGTGTTTGCTGTGGATTTGCTGGGGCGTCAACTGCACTGTATGACGGCTCCCGCTTTGGTGGAAGAGATCTGGCAAGCCTGTCGGTACAACCAGCGCCGAGTGATTGCCCACTGCAATGTGCATGGGTTCAACCTCTCGATGATCTGTCCCCGGTTCTATCGCTTCTTGCAGGCAGCAGATATCGTCCATTGCGACGGTATTGGCATCCTCAAGGCGATTGGCTACTTGGGCAAGCTGAAGCTGCCTGTGGAGTATCGAGTTTCCTACAGCATCCTCATGCCCCTTTTGCTGGAGCGTTGCCAACGGGAAGGATTGTCTCTGTACTTGCTGGGGGGGAGCCCAACTCATTTGGAGAAGTCCCTGAGCAATTTGCGCCGGCTTTATCCCCATCTTCAGGTAACCGGGCATCATGGTTACTTTGCTGCGGAAGATTCTGAAGAGAATACAGCCATCGTGGAATCGATCCGCGCCAGCGGCTGCCAGATCTTGATCGTTGGCATGGGTATGCCCAGACAAGAATACTGGATTGAGCAACATCGAGAGCGCCTGGCTGTGAATGCGATTCTTTCCGGTGGGGCTGTGATTGACCGTTTGGCGGGCGTGGTACCCGACTGTCCAAAGTGGTTGTCCGATGTCGGTTTGGAATGGTTGTACCGGCTGTCTCGTGAGCCACAGCGACTGTCCGTCCGTTATCTGCTGGGAAATCCTACCTTTGTCTTGATGTTGACTTTGGCTCGCCTACAAGGGTTTCGGGTGTCTTGGGTCGAGCAGGCTGATCCGGCAGAACGGACTCTTCCAGTCCGGCGAATGCAGCCTCCCGAAGAAGCTAAAATTCGCCTTCTGGGCCAAATGCTGGCGGAATCGGGGATCCTTAAGCCCGCCCAAGTAGAGCAAGCGCTGGTGGAACACCAGTTGACGGGTAGGCCCTTTCGAGAAGTCGTTTTACACCATGGCTGGGCACTTGAAGAAGCCTTGGAAGTAGTGACCGAGAGGTTGCTGCGGAAGGAGATGCCCAAGTGA
- a CDS encoding PqqD family peptide modification chaperone has protein sequence MSVLKAAPAITVDSTVVCIGNQVSSSLEDGAVLLDLDSGVYYGLNSIGFYIWTLMKSPIRIGHLLSCLLEDYEVDPQVCEQEVLDLARSLASEGLIQVVTEACP, from the coding sequence ATGAGCGTGTTGAAAGCTGCACCTGCTATTACGGTTGACAGCACTGTTGTGTGCATTGGCAACCAAGTTTCCTCCTCTCTTGAGGATGGAGCCGTCTTGTTGGATTTGGATTCTGGGGTTTACTACGGCCTCAACAGTATTGGCTTTTACATTTGGACTCTAATGAAGAGTCCGATTCGGATCGGCCATCTTCTGAGCTGTTTGCTAGAAGACTACGAAGTCGATCCACAGGTGTGCGAACAAGAGGTGCTGGATCTGGCCCGATCGCTTGCTTCGGAAGGGTTAATTCAGGTTGTGACCGAAGCCTGTCCTTGA
- the hepC gene encoding heterocyst development glycosyltransferase HepC — MVSELVLQAARPSSALLPEEMLLSFHFHCWILKQFKGSLFVQPDSQWRRDSLTDWDPRPAVLSWLQYSSARRIFLDPSLSQQDIDLWADLAVQTGRPASMQLTTPSLFWLPEHRHPLPWQVKRWSDRLVAAFGLLCLSPVFLGVMALMFTSSPGSFFFKQWRVGHGGRLFRIIKFRTMVPNADKLHHQVMGNQNGLHKRQDDPRITPIGRWMRKYSIDELPQLFNVVLGQMSLVGPRPWAIYDAIRIPASCRHRMLALPGITGAWQVSARSTQLDLEVVNRMDLQYLGHWSLLKDLSILLQTLPKVATGFGAF, encoded by the coding sequence ATGGTTTCAGAGTTGGTTTTACAGGCAGCAAGGCCCTCTTCAGCACTTTTGCCAGAGGAGATGTTGCTCAGCTTCCACTTTCACTGCTGGATCCTCAAGCAGTTCAAGGGATCTTTATTTGTTCAGCCTGATTCACAGTGGCGACGGGATTCCCTGACAGATTGGGATCCCCGCCCAGCCGTTCTCAGCTGGCTCCAGTACAGTTCTGCCCGACGCATTTTTCTTGACCCCTCTCTGTCGCAGCAGGACATCGATCTGTGGGCGGATTTGGCAGTCCAAACGGGTCGGCCAGCATCCATGCAGTTGACCACTCCGTCTCTGTTTTGGTTGCCGGAGCACCGTCATCCATTGCCCTGGCAGGTTAAGCGTTGGTCGGATCGTCTGGTGGCGGCTTTCGGCTTGTTGTGCTTGAGCCCGGTTTTTCTTGGGGTGATGGCGTTGATGTTCACCTCCTCTCCGGGTTCTTTCTTTTTCAAACAATGGCGGGTTGGGCATGGGGGTAGGTTATTTCGCATCATCAAGTTCCGCACCATGGTGCCCAATGCAGACAAACTGCACCATCAGGTTATGGGGAACCAAAACGGTTTGCACAAACGCCAAGATGACCCTCGCATTACCCCAATCGGACGCTGGATGCGCAAATACAGCATCGATGAGCTACCCCAATTGTTCAATGTGGTGTTAGGGCAAATGAGTTTGGTGGGGCCACGTCCTTGGGCTATTTACGACGCGATTCGGATCCCTGCCTCCTGCCGACATCGCATGCTTGCCCTGCCAGGAATTACTGGGGCATGGCAGGTTTCGGCACGTTCAACCCAGTTAGATTTGGAAGTTGTCAATCGCATGGATTTGCAGTACTTAGGTCATTGGTCTTTGCTCAAAGATTTATCAATTCTCTTGCAAACATTGCCCAAGGTTGCAACCGGTTTCGGCGCATTTTGA
- a CDS encoding UDP-glucose dehydrogenase family protein translates to MNVTVIGTGYVGLVTGACLAQIGHQVICVDNNRDKIAALQAGKIPIYEPGLESIVFRHSYRFLDRSLDHEIDHEAASSPPGSIQFTTDLNRGIEFGDTIFITVGTPALPSGDPNLQYVEAVARGIGQGLIRTQTRSRYRVIVNKSTVPIGSGDWVRMMILDGAAQAAKEELLVGSSVLAGSHGNPRRFDLESVLPRFDVVSNPEFLREGSAIWDTFHPDRIVIGSDSSTAVAIMRQLYEPIIDRSWDPEATTDERPPVPFLVTDLASAEMVKYAANAFLATKISFINEVATICERVGADVTEVARGIGLDSRIGPKFLNAGIGWGGSCFPKDVSALVRTGADYHCATPILEAVIETNRQQRFRVVEKLQQELKVLKGKTIGLLGLTFKPNTDDMRDAPSLTVIEQLLKLGAKVKAYDPMIQANEGSLAGVQLERDALSLAQGCDALVLVTEWPEFASVDFDCLAAGMRRALIVDGRNFFSPELMHQAGFTYIGMGR, encoded by the coding sequence ATGAATGTAACTGTCATTGGTACTGGTTATGTAGGCTTGGTAACGGGTGCCTGCTTGGCTCAAATCGGCCATCAGGTGATCTGTGTGGACAATAACCGCGATAAAATTGCGGCCCTACAAGCTGGAAAAATTCCAATTTACGAGCCAGGGTTAGAGTCGATTGTCTTTCGTCACTCTTATAGATTTCTAGATAGATCTCTGGATCATGAAATAGATCATGAAGCTGCATCCTCTCCTCCAGGATCCATTCAATTCACCACTGACCTCAATCGCGGCATCGAATTCGGGGACACTATCTTCATTACGGTTGGCACTCCGGCTTTACCCTCCGGGGATCCGAATCTGCAATACGTAGAAGCAGTGGCCCGTGGCATCGGACAGGGCTTAATCCGTACCCAAACGCGCTCTCGTTACCGAGTTATTGTCAATAAGTCCACGGTGCCGATTGGCTCCGGGGATTGGGTGCGCATGATGATTTTGGATGGAGCCGCCCAGGCAGCCAAAGAGGAATTATTGGTGGGCAGTTCAGTGTTGGCGGGATCCCACGGCAATCCTCGGCGCTTCGATCTGGAGTCTGTTTTGCCCCGCTTCGATGTAGTTAGCAACCCAGAATTTTTAAGAGAAGGCAGCGCCATTTGGGATACCTTCCATCCCGACCGCATTGTAATCGGCTCGGATAGCTCGACGGCAGTCGCGATCATGCGGCAGCTTTACGAACCGATCATTGACCGCAGCTGGGATCCCGAGGCAACAACAGACGAGCGACCGCCGGTACCCTTTTTGGTGACGGATTTGGCCTCAGCGGAAATGGTGAAATACGCCGCCAATGCCTTTTTGGCCACCAAGATTAGCTTCATCAACGAAGTAGCCACCATTTGTGAGCGGGTGGGGGCTGATGTGACGGAGGTGGCTAGAGGCATTGGTCTCGATTCTCGGATTGGCCCCAAGTTTCTCAACGCTGGTATTGGCTGGGGGGGCAGTTGTTTCCCCAAAGATGTCTCGGCGCTGGTGCGCACAGGGGCAGATTACCACTGTGCTACTCCCATTTTGGAAGCGGTGATCGAGACCAACCGGCAGCAACGGTTTCGGGTGGTGGAAAAGCTGCAGCAGGAATTGAAGGTGCTGAAGGGGAAAACCATTGGCCTGTTGGGGCTCACCTTCAAACCCAATACCGATGACATGCGGGATGCTCCTTCCCTGACGGTGATCGAACAACTGCTGAAATTAGGAGCCAAGGTCAAAGCCTACGACCCGATGATTCAAGCAAATGAGGGATCCCTGGCGGGGGTGCAGTTGGAGCGGGATGCCCTAAGCTTGGCCCAAGGATGTGATGCACTGGTTTTGGTAACGGAGTGGCCGGAGTTTGCCAGTGTGGACTTTGACTGTCTGGCGGCGGGGATGCGGCGAGCCTTGATCGTGGATGGCCGTAACTTTTTCTCACCCGAATTGATGCACCAAGCAGGGTTTACCTACATTGGCATGGGGCGTTGA